In Brachyhypopomus gauderio isolate BG-103 chromosome 11, BGAUD_0.2, whole genome shotgun sequence, a single genomic region encodes these proteins:
- the LOC143527098 gene encoding cytochrome P450 2F2-like — protein MLGFLVLVGICIFIFIFIRNQRPKNFPPGPRPVPIFGNLLQLNLLNPLKDLERLAEHYGNVYSLYLGRNPAVVLTGFKAVKEALVTNAADFSGRPQNLMINSIIQKAGFIFADYGSAWREHRRFALMTLRNFGLGKQSMEKRILGEIEHLVAWLKKSAGADMNPKTLFHDAASNIIYLVLFGTRFEYEHQTLKEIVRCFTENTKIANGPWSMIYDSLPVVRGLPLPFKKAFQNYNTVKQIILNMIYKHKLTRVSGEPRDFVDCYLDELDKKGDDQSSFGEKNLLGTVIDLHAAGTDTISNTLLTAFLYLMAHPHIQERCQQEIDKALEGKAQASFEDRHNMPYTQAVIHESQRVANTVPLSVFHNTSRDTQLMGYSIPKGTIIIPNLSSILREEDQWKFPHEFNPANFLNDQGQFEKPEAFLPFSAGPRMCPGEGLARMELFLILVSLLRQFQFVWPEDAGEPDFTPEYGITITPRPYKMGIRLRQKPGEMQKQ, from the exons ATGCTGGGATTCTTGGTTCTGGTTGGTATTTgtatcttcatcttcatcttcatccggAACCAAAGGCCCAAGAACTTCCCACCAGGACCCCGACCAGTACCCATATTTGGGAACCTGTTACAGCTAAACCTCTTGAATCCACTGAAAGACCTTGAGAGG TTGGCTGAACACTATGGGAATGTTTACAGCCTGTATTTGGGTAGAAATCCAGCAGTGGTTCTTACTGGTTTCAAGGCTGTAAAGGAGGCTTTGGTGACCAATGCTGCAGACTTTTCTGGACGCCCACAGAACCTCATGATCAACAGCATAATACAAAAAGCTG GTTTCATATTTGCCGACTATGGTTCTGCGTGGAGAGAGCATCGGCGTTTTGCCCTCATGACCCTGAGGAACTTTGGCCTGGGGAAGCAGTCTATGGAGAAAAGGATTCTGGGGGAGATTGAACACCTTGTTGCATGGTTGAAGAAGAGTGCTG GAGCAGACATGAATCCTAAGACTTTGTTCCACGATGCTGCATCAAACATCATCTACCTGGTTTTATTTGGCACACGCTTTGAATATGAGCACCAAACCCTTAAAGAGATTGTTCGATGTTTCACTGAAAATACAAAGATTGCCAATGGACCCTGGTCAATG ATCTACGATTCACTTCCTGTGGTGAGAGGTCTTCCCCTTCCTTTTAAGAAGGCCTTTCAAAATTACAACACAGTTAAACAAATCATACTAAACATGATATACAAGCATAAGCTAACAAGAGTATCAGGAGAGCCAAGAGACTTTGTTGACTGCTACCTAGACGAGCTTGATAAA AAAGGAGATGATCAATCTTCTTTTGGTGAGAAGAATCTTTTGGGGACAGTGATAGACCTGCATGCTGCTGGGACAGACACCATCTCCAACACCCTCCTAACAGCATTCCTCTACCTCATGGCTCATCCACACATTCAAG AGAGATGCCAGCAGGAGATTGATAAGGCTCTAGAGGGAAAAGCTCAGGCATCTTTTGAGGACAGACACAACATGCCGTACACACAGGCTGTGATTCACGAGTCTCAGCGTGTCGCAAACACTGTACCTCTGAGTGTGTTCCACAACACCTCGAGAGATACTCAACTCATGGGCTACAGCATCCCAAAG GGGACCATCATCATTCCCAATCTCTCCTCAATACTGAGAGAGGAAGACCAGTGGAAGTTTCCTCATGAGTTCAACCCAGCCAACTTCCTCAATGACCAGGGACAGTTTGAGAAACCTGAAGCCTTCCTACCCTTTTCTGCAG ggcctCGCATGTGTCCTGGTGAGGGTCTGGCTCGCATGGAGCTCTTCCTCATCTTGGTCTCCCTGCTGCGCCAGTTCCAGTTTGTCTGGCCTGAAGATGCAGGAGAACCAGACTTTACTCCTGAATATGGAATCACAATCACACCCAGACCATACAAGATGGGAATCAGACTGAGACAGAAACCTGGAGAAATGCAGAAACAGTGA